One genomic window of Etheostoma spectabile isolate EspeVRDwgs_2016 chromosome 7, UIUC_Espe_1.0, whole genome shotgun sequence includes the following:
- the LOC116693146 gene encoding protein NLRC3-like → MMFLSRVDQESLEVPSGQSAQQHQTHLDSIFMLLEEDIITFVKNELKKIQKVLIPDYPECLGSQRKDEEVLDGEDEEQRRSNREAFLKITLHFLRRMKQEELADHLQSRSYCGVCKHKLKSNQQKTFKCVFEGTAKAGNPTLLNQMFTEIYLMEGGAAEVNDEHEVRQIETESRKRDRPETTIRQEDIFKTPPGRDEPIRKVMTKGVAGIGKTVLTQKFTLDWAEDKANQNIQFTFPFTFRELNVLKDRKFSLVELVDYFFSETKEAGVYRFEEVVFIFDGLDECRLPLDFLNTEILTDVTESTSVDVLLTNLIRGKLLPSARIWITTRPAAASQIPLGCVDMVTEIRGFTDNQKEEYFRKRFRDEEQASRIISHIKSSRSLHIMCHIPVFCWITATVLENVLKIKEGEELPKTLTEMYIHFLVVQSKGKNIKYDGGAETDPHWSPESRKMMESLGKLAFEQLQKGNLIFYESDLTECGIDIRAASLYSGVFTQIFKEERGLYQDKMFCFVHLSFRDFLAPFHDI, encoded by the exons ATGATGTTTCTTTCCAGAGTGGACCAGGAGAGTTTAGAGGTTCCCAGTGGTCAGTCTGCCCAGCAGCATCAAACACACCTGGACTCCATCTTTATG ctgctggaggaaGACATCATCACTTTTGTGAAGAACGAGCTGAAGAAGATCCAGAAGGTTCTGATTccagattacccagaatgctTAGGGAGTCAGCGAAAGGATGAGGAGGTGTTGGAcggtgaggatgaagagcagaggaggagcaaCAGAGAGGcatttctgaagatcacactgcacttcctgaggagaatgaagcaggaggagctggctgaccatctgcagagca GAAGCTATTGTGGTGTTTGTAAGCATAAACTCAAATCTAACCAGCAGAAGACGttcaagtgtgtgtttgaggggacTGCTAAAGCAGGAAACCCAACCCTTCTGaatcagatgttcacagagatctacctCATGGAGGGAGGAGCTGCAGAAGTCAATGAtgaacatgaggtcagacagattgaaacagaatccagaaaaagagacagaccagaaacaacaatcagacaagaagacatctttaaaacccCACCTGGACGAGATGAACCAATAAGAAAAGTGATGACAAagggagtggctggcatcgggaaaacagtcttaacacagaagttcactctggactgggctgaagaCAAAGCCAACCAGAACATCCAGTTCAcattcccattcaccttcagagagctgaatgtgctgaaagacagaaagttcagcttggtggaacttgttgattacttctttagtgaaacaAAAGAAGCAGGAGTCTACCGGTTTGAAGAGGTTGTgttcatctttgacggtctggatgagtgtcgacttcctctggacttcctcaacactgagatcctgactgatgttacagagtccactTCAGTGGATGTGCTGCTGACTAACCTTATCAGGGGGAaactgcttccctctgctcgcatctggataaccacacgacctgcagcagccagtCAGATCCCTCTTGggtgtgttgacatggtgacagagatcagagggttcactgataaccagaaggaggagtacttcaggaagagattcagagatgaggagcaggccagcagaatcatctcccacatcaagagctcacgaagcctccacatcatgtgccacatcccagtcttctgctggatcactgctacagttctggagaacGTGTTGAAGATCAAAGAAGGAGAAGAGttgcccaagaccctgactgagatgtacatccacttcctAGTGGTTCAGTCCAAAGGGAAGAACATCAAGTATgatggaggagctgagacagatccacactggagtccagagagcaggaagatgatggagtctctgggaaaactggcttttgagcagctgcagaaaggcaacctgatcttctatgaatcagacctgacagagtgtggcatcgatatcagAGCAGCCTCATTGTactcaggagtgttcacacagatctttaaagaggagagaggactgtaccaggacaagaTGTTCTGCTTCGTCCATCTGAGTTTTCGGGATTTTCTGGCTCCCTTTCATGACATCTGA